The Parabacteroides timonensis sequence ATGCCTGGGTAGAGTTTACCGATTTAATCGTATTGAGCGTATCCGTGGCAAAATAGATATACTCGATATCCCGTGCCATCTTTTTATTTTCCTCTGATTCTTGTATCCAGGACTCGACTTCCTGCTTTAGGGCAGGTGTGAGTGCTCCGGAAAAATAGTCCAGAAGAAGTTGTTCATCTATATGTTTTTGTGTATCCATTTTGTCTCTTTTATAATTAAGACTAACGAGTCGGGAAACCTCCTAAACGAAAATGCACTTTTTTATAATAAATTTTTCTATTTGTTCGATCTTGCTGAAAACTTAATCGGGTTGTAATAGGTCAATAGGTTTAAAAATACTATTTTTGCACGGATACATACAAAGTCTTATTCGAATTAACATCCCACTATATGCTTTCAAAAATCACAGATAAAACAACAGACGAGGTTCTTTTCGAAGAGATCCAGGCTGGTGATGTGAAAGCATTTGATGTCTTGTTTATGCGTTATTATCCTTTATTATGTGCCTACGCAAAACAATTTGTAGATTTTGATGATGGTCAGGAGATTGTACAGGATGTTATGGTCTGGTTCTGGGAGAATAGTTCTATGCAGGTGATCGAGTCCTCTCCGAAGAATTATCTGTTTAGAGCTGTGAAGAACAGATGTCTTACCCTGATAAATAGGAATGAATTAAAACAGCGGATTGTGGATTCTATGTCCGTCAATATGCAATCGCAGTATGAGGATCCTGATTTTTATGTGGTGGAAGAATTAACCCGGAATATAGAAGCCGCCTTGGCTCGCCTGCCGGAAACGTATCGGGAAGCCTTTGAG is a genomic window containing:
- a CDS encoding RNA polymerase sigma-70 factor, with product MLSKITDKTTDEVLFEEIQAGDVKAFDVLFMRYYPLLCAYAKQFVDFDDGQEIVQDVMVWFWENSSMQVIESSPKNYLFRAVKNRCLTLINRNELKQRIVDSMSVNMQSQYEDPDFYVVEELTRNIEAALARLPETYREAFEMNRFQNMTYHEIAEKLNVSSKTVDYRIQQALKLLRVELKDYLPLLMALVRIV